The following are encoded together in the Acaryochloris thomasi RCC1774 genome:
- a CDS encoding alpha/beta hydrolase, with protein sequence MSLSILAWPPESTSATRLLVMLHGWGSNAEDMAAFAPTLDLPNYRYLFPNGPFPHPQTPGGWMWYDLSTQDPDGLAHSRKLLLDWIQSLPEKTGIPLSQTILGGFSQGGAMTLEVGLGLPVAGLIVLSGYLHGLDPEQDSQSCPPTLIIHGRQDEVVPLAAAQMTRETLAASQVDYHEFDMGHEVIPEALGTMQQFIRTL encoded by the coding sequence GTGTCGCTATCAATCCTTGCATGGCCCCCTGAATCAACCTCCGCTACCCGTCTACTTGTAATGCTGCATGGCTGGGGATCCAATGCTGAGGATATGGCCGCTTTCGCACCGACTTTAGACCTGCCGAACTATCGCTATTTGTTTCCCAACGGACCTTTCCCTCATCCTCAGACACCGGGTGGCTGGATGTGGTATGACCTGTCCACCCAAGATCCAGACGGATTAGCGCATAGCCGCAAGTTGCTGCTGGACTGGATACAGTCTCTGCCTGAGAAAACCGGCATCCCACTGAGTCAGACCATTCTTGGTGGTTTTTCTCAGGGCGGAGCCATGACTTTAGAGGTCGGTCTAGGGCTACCGGTCGCGGGTTTGATTGTGCTGAGTGGCTATCTGCATGGGCTGGACCCTGAACAAGATTCGCAATCCTGTCCCCCCACCTTAATCATTCACGGTCGCCAAGACGAGGTTGTGCCTCTGGCGGCGGCTCAGATGACGCGGGAGACCCTTGCTGCTAGCCAGGTTGATTACCATGAATTTGACATGGGACATGAAGTCATTCCTGAGGCGCTTGGAACGATGCAGCAGTTTATTCGGACATTGTGA
- the purH gene encoding bifunctional phosphoribosylaminoimidazolecarboxamide formyltransferase/IMP cyclohydrolase: protein MAPLALLSTSDKTGLIPFAQRLVNDYGFALVSSGGTAKVLQEAGLAVTKVADHTGAPEILGGRVKTLHPRVHGGILARRDLASDQVDLQENDIQAIDLVVVNLYPFEQTIEAQQSQGVTPADGLTEAVEQIDIGGPTMLRAAAKNFAHVTVLCHSQQYDAYLQELTDHNGQPSLAFRQGCAQQVFALMAAYDGAIATHLTQATNPTGADLPQQLQISGQALQTLRYGENPHQSAIWYQTGAAQGWAGATQLQGKALSYNNLVDLEAARRIIAEFVGPDQPPTTAILKHNNPCGIAQADQLVTAYQKALAADSISAFGGIVALNRALDAATARELTKLFLECIVAPDCDPEALEILKAKPNIRLLKLSNLTQGPSMTVKAIAGGWLAQAADETLTSISDWQIVTQVKPTEAQLAEMMFAWKVSKHVKSNAIVVTRDHTTVGVGAGQMNRVGAAKIALNQADQKAQGATLASDGFFPFDDSVRTAAAAGITAIVQPGGSIRDQDSITAADELGLIMAFTQTRHFLH, encoded by the coding sequence ATGGCTCCACTGGCACTCCTCAGTACGTCCGATAAGACCGGGCTAATCCCCTTCGCTCAACGGCTTGTCAACGACTATGGCTTCGCGCTAGTCAGCAGCGGCGGCACTGCCAAAGTGCTCCAGGAGGCGGGACTGGCCGTAACAAAAGTGGCGGACCATACGGGTGCCCCCGAGATTTTAGGCGGCCGTGTTAAAACCCTCCATCCCCGAGTCCACGGTGGAATTCTCGCACGTCGCGATCTGGCGTCTGATCAAGTAGATCTGCAAGAGAATGATATTCAAGCCATTGATCTGGTGGTCGTCAATCTCTACCCTTTCGAGCAGACCATTGAGGCGCAGCAGAGCCAGGGTGTTACCCCCGCCGATGGTTTGACAGAGGCCGTGGAGCAGATTGATATCGGCGGGCCGACGATGCTGCGAGCAGCGGCGAAAAACTTCGCTCACGTCACGGTCCTTTGTCACTCTCAGCAATATGATGCCTACTTACAAGAGCTGACGGATCACAATGGTCAGCCTTCCCTTGCCTTTCGACAGGGTTGTGCACAGCAGGTGTTTGCCCTGATGGCCGCCTATGATGGTGCGATCGCAACTCATCTAACCCAAGCCACCAACCCCACAGGAGCAGATCTCCCCCAGCAGCTCCAAATTAGCGGTCAAGCCCTGCAAACACTGCGCTACGGCGAGAACCCACACCAGTCTGCCATCTGGTACCAAACCGGGGCCGCACAAGGCTGGGCCGGGGCCACTCAGCTCCAGGGGAAAGCCCTCAGCTACAACAACCTTGTTGATCTAGAGGCGGCTCGTCGAATCATTGCCGAGTTCGTGGGGCCTGATCAGCCACCCACCACCGCGATTCTGAAGCACAACAATCCCTGTGGCATTGCTCAGGCTGACCAGTTAGTCACGGCCTATCAAAAAGCCCTCGCGGCTGATAGTATCTCCGCCTTTGGTGGAATTGTTGCCCTGAATCGCGCCCTTGATGCCGCGACCGCTCGGGAACTCACCAAGCTTTTCTTGGAGTGCATCGTGGCTCCAGACTGTGATCCAGAGGCCCTTGAAATTCTGAAGGCTAAACCCAATATCAGACTCTTGAAGCTTAGCAATCTCACACAGGGGCCATCAATGACGGTTAAGGCGATTGCCGGTGGCTGGCTTGCTCAGGCCGCTGATGAAACGCTGACGTCCATTAGCGACTGGCAGATTGTCACGCAGGTTAAGCCCACTGAGGCGCAGCTTGCCGAAATGATGTTCGCCTGGAAAGTCAGTAAGCACGTCAAATCCAATGCGATTGTCGTCACCCGCGACCACACCACCGTCGGCGTCGGAGCCGGACAGATGAACCGCGTGGGAGCTGCCAAAATTGCCCTGAACCAGGCCGATCAAAAAGCACAGGGCGCAACTCTGGCCAGCGATGGGTTCTTTCCCTTTGATGATTCAGTGCGAACAGCGGCAGCGGCAGGCATCACTGCCATTGTGCAGCCCGGTGGCAGCATCCGCGATCAGGACTCGATCACAGCCGCCGACGAGCTGGGTCTGATCATGGCCTTTACACAAACTCGCCATTTTCTTCACTAG